From one Paramormyrops kingsleyae isolate MSU_618 chromosome 1, PKINGS_0.4, whole genome shotgun sequence genomic stretch:
- the LOC111840812 gene encoding transcription factor Sp3 isoform X4: MAALDVDSSQSDYMQHASAGGDQTTDLSSIHLTGTSERWEVLTPSASIKEEPGIVRIPSAGIVTSNGQYVLPLQNMQSQPIFVTSATDTSTNAVPNIQYQVIPQIQTGDGQLGFAASAVEGGSLSQDATGQIQIMHNAGQSISATGTSSSDILTNSQNLVSQTGHIQQIQGVSITGSYNSQGQVVTSVPVGLPGNITFVPINSVDLDSLGLSGAQTIATGVTPDGQLIMAGQAVENSNSLEKSGDGIPQTLSISESNSNQEIYVPTTTSSQLPETIDGTGVLTTVTAVSGAQTGDSALQESYINQNQVQNIQVSSAHPVIQLQPVPVSAGDAQVVQGLTQPQVQVAGQNLQLINPGTFLIQAQTVTPSGQIQWQTFQVQGVQNLQNLQLPSTGAQQITLAPVQTLSLGQGGTLSSSPVSISTGQIPNLQTVTVNSVSQPGMPFLSSEDTDSPADIQIKEEPDSEEWPLGTDSTLNPSDLSHLRVRLVDEDGELHGQEGKRLRRVACTCPNCKEAGGRGSNTGKKKQHVCHIPGCGKVYGKTSHLRAHLRWHSGERPFVCTWMFCGKRFTRSDELQRHRRTHTGEKKFVCPECSKRFMRSDHLAKHIKTHQNKKGVAAGAEVAGVSSDGILTATGATLILTNIQHGSAQGLGTVNAANAQEILSNTEIPLQLVTVSASEVME, translated from the exons ATGGCTGCCTTAGACGTGGACAGCAGTCAGAGCGACTACATGCAGCACGCCAGCGCTGGAGGCGATcag ACCACAGACCTCTCATCTATACACTTAACAGGGACATCTGAGAGATGGGAGGTTTTGACTCCATCAGCATCTATAAAGGAGGAGCCGGGCATAGTGCGTATTCCCAGCGCGGGGATAGTAACGTCAAACGGACAATACGTTCTTCCTCTCCAGAATATGCAGAGCCAGCCGATTTTCGTGACCTCTGCGACGGACACGTCCACCAATGCAGTGCCTaacattcagtaccaggtgatCCCGCAGATCCAGACCGGAGATGGACAGCTGGGCTTCGCTGCCTCTGCAGTGGAGGGTGGCTCCCTAAGCCAGGATGCCACGGGGCAGATTCAGATCATGCACAATGCGGGTCAGAGTATAAGTGCCACCGGGACCTCTTCCTCTGACATCCTTACCAACAGCCAGAACCTCGTATCACAGACTGGGCATATCCAGCAGATTCAGGGCGTTTCCATTACTGGGTCATACAATAGTCAGGGTCAGGTTGTCACTAGTGTGCCTGTCGGCTTGCCAGGGAATATTACCTTTGTTCCAATAAATAGCGTGGACTTAGATTCGCTGGGACTCTCTGGAGCTCAGACAATAGCGACGGGGGTCACTCCGGACGGGCAGCTGATCATGGCCGGCCAGGCCGTGGAGAACTCCAATAGCTTGGAGAAGTCTGGAGACGGGATCCCTCAGACACTCTCCATAAGCGAGTCGAACTCTAACCAAGAGATTTACGTGCCAACGACAACCTCGTCACAGCTCCCGGAGACGATAGATGGCACGGGGGTTCTGACTACGGTCACGGCTGTCTCCGGCGCCCAGACTGGAGACTCTGCTCTCCAGGAGAGCTACATCAACCAGAACCAGGTGCAGAACATTCAGGTATCGTCGGCGCATCCTGTCATCCAGCTGCAGCCGGTGCCCGTGAGTGCGGGCGACGCCCAGGTGGTGCAGGGCCTCACCCAGCCCCAGGTCCAGGTCGCGGGGCAGAACCTGCAGCTCATCAACCCCGGGACATTCCTGATCCAGGCACAGACGGTCACGCCCTCAGGGCAGATCCAATGGCAGACTTTCCAAGTGCAGGGCGTCCAGAACCTGCAGAACCTCCAGCTTCCCAGCACTGGGGCGCAGCAGATCACGCTGGCCCCCGTTCAGACACTCTCGCTGGGCCAGGGGGGCACGCTGAGCTCCAGCCCCGTCAGCATTAGCACTGGGCAGATCCCCAACCTGCAGACTGTGACCGTCAACTCGGTGTCCCAGCCCGGCATGCCATTCCTGTCGTCCGAGGACACGGACAGCCCCGCAG atatACAGATCAAGGAGGAGCCCGACTCTGAGGAGTGGCCACTGGGCACGGACTCCACGCTGAACCCCAGTGACCTGTCGCACCTGCGCGTGCGTCTGGTGGACGAGGACGGCGAACTGCACGGACAGGAGGGCAAGAGGCTGCGGCGCGTGGCCTGTACCTGCCCCAACTGCAAGGAGGCTGGCGGCCG GGGCTCCAACACGGGCAAGAAGAAGCAGCACGTGTGCCACATCCCCGGCTGTGGGAAGGTGTACGGGAAGACGTCTCACCTGCGTGCCCACCTGCGCTGGCACTCGGGGGAGCGGCCGTTCGTCTGCACCTGGATGTTCTGTGGCAAGCGGTTCACTCGCAGCGATGAGCTGCAGAGGCACCGCAGGACGCACACGG GGGAGAAGAAGTTTGTGTGTCCGGAGTGTTCCAAGCGCTTCATGCGCAGCGACCACCTGGCCAAGCACATCAAGACCCACCAGAACAAGAAGGGCGTGGCCGCCGGGGCAGAGGTGGCGGGAGTGTCCTCGGACGGCATCCTCACCGCGACGGGCGCCACCCTCATCCTCACCAACATCCAGCACGGCTCCGCCCAGGGCCTGGGCACGGTCAACGCCGCCAACGCTCAGGAGATCCTCTCCAACACGGAGATCCCTCTACAGCTGGTCACCGTCTCAGCCAGCGAGGTCATGGAGTGA
- the LOC111840812 gene encoding transcription factor Sp3 isoform X3 has product MTAPEQPVKQEEMAALDVDSSQSDYMQHASAGGDQTTDLSSIHLTGTSERWEVLTPSASIKEEPGIVRIPSAGIVTSNGQYVLPLQNMQSQPIFVTSATDTSTNAVPNIQYQVIPQIQTGDGQLGFAASAVEGGSLSQDATGQIQIMHNAGQSISATGTSSSDILTNSQNLVSQTGHIQQIQGVSITGSYNSQGQVVTSVPVGLPGNITFVPINSVDLDSLGLSGAQTIATGVTPDGQLIMAGQAVENSNSLEKSGDGIPQTLSISESNSNQEIYVPTTTSSQLPETIDGTGVLTTVTAVSGAQTGDSALQESYINQNQVQNIQVSSAHPVIQLQPVPVSAGDAQVVQGLTQPQVQVAGQNLQLINPGTFLIQAQTVTPSGQIQWQTFQVQGVQNLQNLQLPSTGAQQITLAPVQTLSLGQGGTLSSSPVSISTGQIPNLQTVTVNSVSQPGMPFLSSEDTDSPADIQIKEEPDSEEWPLGTDSTLNPSDLSHLRVRLVDEDGELHGQEGKRLRRVACTCPNCKEAGGRGSNTGKKKQHVCHIPGCGKVYGKTSHLRAHLRWHSGERPFVCTWMFCGKRFTRSDELQRHRRTHTGEKKFVCPECSKRFMRSDHLAKHIKTHQNKKGVAAGAEVAGVSSDGILTATGATLILTNIQHGSAQGLGTVNAANAQEILSNTEIPLQLVTVSASEVME; this is encoded by the exons ATGACTG CCCCTGAACAGCCAGTGAAACAGGAGGAAATGGCTGCCTTAGACGTGGACAGCAGTCAGAGCGACTACATGCAGCACGCCAGCGCTGGAGGCGATcag ACCACAGACCTCTCATCTATACACTTAACAGGGACATCTGAGAGATGGGAGGTTTTGACTCCATCAGCATCTATAAAGGAGGAGCCGGGCATAGTGCGTATTCCCAGCGCGGGGATAGTAACGTCAAACGGACAATACGTTCTTCCTCTCCAGAATATGCAGAGCCAGCCGATTTTCGTGACCTCTGCGACGGACACGTCCACCAATGCAGTGCCTaacattcagtaccaggtgatCCCGCAGATCCAGACCGGAGATGGACAGCTGGGCTTCGCTGCCTCTGCAGTGGAGGGTGGCTCCCTAAGCCAGGATGCCACGGGGCAGATTCAGATCATGCACAATGCGGGTCAGAGTATAAGTGCCACCGGGACCTCTTCCTCTGACATCCTTACCAACAGCCAGAACCTCGTATCACAGACTGGGCATATCCAGCAGATTCAGGGCGTTTCCATTACTGGGTCATACAATAGTCAGGGTCAGGTTGTCACTAGTGTGCCTGTCGGCTTGCCAGGGAATATTACCTTTGTTCCAATAAATAGCGTGGACTTAGATTCGCTGGGACTCTCTGGAGCTCAGACAATAGCGACGGGGGTCACTCCGGACGGGCAGCTGATCATGGCCGGCCAGGCCGTGGAGAACTCCAATAGCTTGGAGAAGTCTGGAGACGGGATCCCTCAGACACTCTCCATAAGCGAGTCGAACTCTAACCAAGAGATTTACGTGCCAACGACAACCTCGTCACAGCTCCCGGAGACGATAGATGGCACGGGGGTTCTGACTACGGTCACGGCTGTCTCCGGCGCCCAGACTGGAGACTCTGCTCTCCAGGAGAGCTACATCAACCAGAACCAGGTGCAGAACATTCAGGTATCGTCGGCGCATCCTGTCATCCAGCTGCAGCCGGTGCCCGTGAGTGCGGGCGACGCCCAGGTGGTGCAGGGCCTCACCCAGCCCCAGGTCCAGGTCGCGGGGCAGAACCTGCAGCTCATCAACCCCGGGACATTCCTGATCCAGGCACAGACGGTCACGCCCTCAGGGCAGATCCAATGGCAGACTTTCCAAGTGCAGGGCGTCCAGAACCTGCAGAACCTCCAGCTTCCCAGCACTGGGGCGCAGCAGATCACGCTGGCCCCCGTTCAGACACTCTCGCTGGGCCAGGGGGGCACGCTGAGCTCCAGCCCCGTCAGCATTAGCACTGGGCAGATCCCCAACCTGCAGACTGTGACCGTCAACTCGGTGTCCCAGCCCGGCATGCCATTCCTGTCGTCCGAGGACACGGACAGCCCCGCAG atatACAGATCAAGGAGGAGCCCGACTCTGAGGAGTGGCCACTGGGCACGGACTCCACGCTGAACCCCAGTGACCTGTCGCACCTGCGCGTGCGTCTGGTGGACGAGGACGGCGAACTGCACGGACAGGAGGGCAAGAGGCTGCGGCGCGTGGCCTGTACCTGCCCCAACTGCAAGGAGGCTGGCGGCCG GGGCTCCAACACGGGCAAGAAGAAGCAGCACGTGTGCCACATCCCCGGCTGTGGGAAGGTGTACGGGAAGACGTCTCACCTGCGTGCCCACCTGCGCTGGCACTCGGGGGAGCGGCCGTTCGTCTGCACCTGGATGTTCTGTGGCAAGCGGTTCACTCGCAGCGATGAGCTGCAGAGGCACCGCAGGACGCACACGG GGGAGAAGAAGTTTGTGTGTCCGGAGTGTTCCAAGCGCTTCATGCGCAGCGACCACCTGGCCAAGCACATCAAGACCCACCAGAACAAGAAGGGCGTGGCCGCCGGGGCAGAGGTGGCGGGAGTGTCCTCGGACGGCATCCTCACCGCGACGGGCGCCACCCTCATCCTCACCAACATCCAGCACGGCTCCGCCCAGGGCCTGGGCACGGTCAACGCCGCCAACGCTCAGGAGATCCTCTCCAACACGGAGATCCCTCTACAGCTGGTCACCGTCTCAGCCAGCGAGGTCATGGAGTGA
- the LOC111840812 gene encoding transcription factor Sp3 isoform X2: MAALDVDSSQSDYMQHASAGGDQDAQPSPLALLAATCSRIGSPSPGEDNGAADGATTDLSSIHLTGTSERWEVLTPSASIKEEPGIVRIPSAGIVTSNGQYVLPLQNMQSQPIFVTSATDTSTNAVPNIQYQVIPQIQTGDGQLGFAASAVEGGSLSQDATGQIQIMHNAGQSISATGTSSSDILTNSQNLVSQTGHIQQIQGVSITGSYNSQGQVVTSVPVGLPGNITFVPINSVDLDSLGLSGAQTIATGVTPDGQLIMAGQAVENSNSLEKSGDGIPQTLSISESNSNQEIYVPTTTSSQLPETIDGTGVLTTVTAVSGAQTGDSALQESYINQNQVQNIQVSSAHPVIQLQPVPVSAGDAQVVQGLTQPQVQVAGQNLQLINPGTFLIQAQTVTPSGQIQWQTFQVQGVQNLQNLQLPSTGAQQITLAPVQTLSLGQGGTLSSSPVSISTGQIPNLQTVTVNSVSQPGMPFLSSEDTDSPADIQIKEEPDSEEWPLGTDSTLNPSDLSHLRVRLVDEDGELHGQEGKRLRRVACTCPNCKEAGGRGSNTGKKKQHVCHIPGCGKVYGKTSHLRAHLRWHSGERPFVCTWMFCGKRFTRSDELQRHRRTHTGEKKFVCPECSKRFMRSDHLAKHIKTHQNKKGVAAGAEVAGVSSDGILTATGATLILTNIQHGSAQGLGTVNAANAQEILSNTEIPLQLVTVSASEVME, from the exons ATGGCTGCCTTAGACGTGGACAGCAGTCAGAGCGACTACATGCAGCACGCCAGCGCTGGAGGCGATcag GACGCTCAGCCGTCACCGCTCGCGCTGCTGGCAGCTACCTGTAGCAGGATCGGCTCGCCATCGCCGGGGGAGGATAACGGTGCCGCCGATGGCGCG ACCACAGACCTCTCATCTATACACTTAACAGGGACATCTGAGAGATGGGAGGTTTTGACTCCATCAGCATCTATAAAGGAGGAGCCGGGCATAGTGCGTATTCCCAGCGCGGGGATAGTAACGTCAAACGGACAATACGTTCTTCCTCTCCAGAATATGCAGAGCCAGCCGATTTTCGTGACCTCTGCGACGGACACGTCCACCAATGCAGTGCCTaacattcagtaccaggtgatCCCGCAGATCCAGACCGGAGATGGACAGCTGGGCTTCGCTGCCTCTGCAGTGGAGGGTGGCTCCCTAAGCCAGGATGCCACGGGGCAGATTCAGATCATGCACAATGCGGGTCAGAGTATAAGTGCCACCGGGACCTCTTCCTCTGACATCCTTACCAACAGCCAGAACCTCGTATCACAGACTGGGCATATCCAGCAGATTCAGGGCGTTTCCATTACTGGGTCATACAATAGTCAGGGTCAGGTTGTCACTAGTGTGCCTGTCGGCTTGCCAGGGAATATTACCTTTGTTCCAATAAATAGCGTGGACTTAGATTCGCTGGGACTCTCTGGAGCTCAGACAATAGCGACGGGGGTCACTCCGGACGGGCAGCTGATCATGGCCGGCCAGGCCGTGGAGAACTCCAATAGCTTGGAGAAGTCTGGAGACGGGATCCCTCAGACACTCTCCATAAGCGAGTCGAACTCTAACCAAGAGATTTACGTGCCAACGACAACCTCGTCACAGCTCCCGGAGACGATAGATGGCACGGGGGTTCTGACTACGGTCACGGCTGTCTCCGGCGCCCAGACTGGAGACTCTGCTCTCCAGGAGAGCTACATCAACCAGAACCAGGTGCAGAACATTCAGGTATCGTCGGCGCATCCTGTCATCCAGCTGCAGCCGGTGCCCGTGAGTGCGGGCGACGCCCAGGTGGTGCAGGGCCTCACCCAGCCCCAGGTCCAGGTCGCGGGGCAGAACCTGCAGCTCATCAACCCCGGGACATTCCTGATCCAGGCACAGACGGTCACGCCCTCAGGGCAGATCCAATGGCAGACTTTCCAAGTGCAGGGCGTCCAGAACCTGCAGAACCTCCAGCTTCCCAGCACTGGGGCGCAGCAGATCACGCTGGCCCCCGTTCAGACACTCTCGCTGGGCCAGGGGGGCACGCTGAGCTCCAGCCCCGTCAGCATTAGCACTGGGCAGATCCCCAACCTGCAGACTGTGACCGTCAACTCGGTGTCCCAGCCCGGCATGCCATTCCTGTCGTCCGAGGACACGGACAGCCCCGCAG atatACAGATCAAGGAGGAGCCCGACTCTGAGGAGTGGCCACTGGGCACGGACTCCACGCTGAACCCCAGTGACCTGTCGCACCTGCGCGTGCGTCTGGTGGACGAGGACGGCGAACTGCACGGACAGGAGGGCAAGAGGCTGCGGCGCGTGGCCTGTACCTGCCCCAACTGCAAGGAGGCTGGCGGCCG GGGCTCCAACACGGGCAAGAAGAAGCAGCACGTGTGCCACATCCCCGGCTGTGGGAAGGTGTACGGGAAGACGTCTCACCTGCGTGCCCACCTGCGCTGGCACTCGGGGGAGCGGCCGTTCGTCTGCACCTGGATGTTCTGTGGCAAGCGGTTCACTCGCAGCGATGAGCTGCAGAGGCACCGCAGGACGCACACGG GGGAGAAGAAGTTTGTGTGTCCGGAGTGTTCCAAGCGCTTCATGCGCAGCGACCACCTGGCCAAGCACATCAAGACCCACCAGAACAAGAAGGGCGTGGCCGCCGGGGCAGAGGTGGCGGGAGTGTCCTCGGACGGCATCCTCACCGCGACGGGCGCCACCCTCATCCTCACCAACATCCAGCACGGCTCCGCCCAGGGCCTGGGCACGGTCAACGCCGCCAACGCTCAGGAGATCCTCTCCAACACGGAGATCCCTCTACAGCTGGTCACCGTCTCAGCCAGCGAGGTCATGGAGTGA
- the LOC111840812 gene encoding transcription factor Sp3 isoform X1, with translation MTAPEQPVKQEEMAALDVDSSQSDYMQHASAGGDQDAQPSPLALLAATCSRIGSPSPGEDNGAADGATTDLSSIHLTGTSERWEVLTPSASIKEEPGIVRIPSAGIVTSNGQYVLPLQNMQSQPIFVTSATDTSTNAVPNIQYQVIPQIQTGDGQLGFAASAVEGGSLSQDATGQIQIMHNAGQSISATGTSSSDILTNSQNLVSQTGHIQQIQGVSITGSYNSQGQVVTSVPVGLPGNITFVPINSVDLDSLGLSGAQTIATGVTPDGQLIMAGQAVENSNSLEKSGDGIPQTLSISESNSNQEIYVPTTTSSQLPETIDGTGVLTTVTAVSGAQTGDSALQESYINQNQVQNIQVSSAHPVIQLQPVPVSAGDAQVVQGLTQPQVQVAGQNLQLINPGTFLIQAQTVTPSGQIQWQTFQVQGVQNLQNLQLPSTGAQQITLAPVQTLSLGQGGTLSSSPVSISTGQIPNLQTVTVNSVSQPGMPFLSSEDTDSPADIQIKEEPDSEEWPLGTDSTLNPSDLSHLRVRLVDEDGELHGQEGKRLRRVACTCPNCKEAGGRGSNTGKKKQHVCHIPGCGKVYGKTSHLRAHLRWHSGERPFVCTWMFCGKRFTRSDELQRHRRTHTGEKKFVCPECSKRFMRSDHLAKHIKTHQNKKGVAAGAEVAGVSSDGILTATGATLILTNIQHGSAQGLGTVNAANAQEILSNTEIPLQLVTVSASEVME, from the exons ATGACTG CCCCTGAACAGCCAGTGAAACAGGAGGAAATGGCTGCCTTAGACGTGGACAGCAGTCAGAGCGACTACATGCAGCACGCCAGCGCTGGAGGCGATcag GACGCTCAGCCGTCACCGCTCGCGCTGCTGGCAGCTACCTGTAGCAGGATCGGCTCGCCATCGCCGGGGGAGGATAACGGTGCCGCCGATGGCGCG ACCACAGACCTCTCATCTATACACTTAACAGGGACATCTGAGAGATGGGAGGTTTTGACTCCATCAGCATCTATAAAGGAGGAGCCGGGCATAGTGCGTATTCCCAGCGCGGGGATAGTAACGTCAAACGGACAATACGTTCTTCCTCTCCAGAATATGCAGAGCCAGCCGATTTTCGTGACCTCTGCGACGGACACGTCCACCAATGCAGTGCCTaacattcagtaccaggtgatCCCGCAGATCCAGACCGGAGATGGACAGCTGGGCTTCGCTGCCTCTGCAGTGGAGGGTGGCTCCCTAAGCCAGGATGCCACGGGGCAGATTCAGATCATGCACAATGCGGGTCAGAGTATAAGTGCCACCGGGACCTCTTCCTCTGACATCCTTACCAACAGCCAGAACCTCGTATCACAGACTGGGCATATCCAGCAGATTCAGGGCGTTTCCATTACTGGGTCATACAATAGTCAGGGTCAGGTTGTCACTAGTGTGCCTGTCGGCTTGCCAGGGAATATTACCTTTGTTCCAATAAATAGCGTGGACTTAGATTCGCTGGGACTCTCTGGAGCTCAGACAATAGCGACGGGGGTCACTCCGGACGGGCAGCTGATCATGGCCGGCCAGGCCGTGGAGAACTCCAATAGCTTGGAGAAGTCTGGAGACGGGATCCCTCAGACACTCTCCATAAGCGAGTCGAACTCTAACCAAGAGATTTACGTGCCAACGACAACCTCGTCACAGCTCCCGGAGACGATAGATGGCACGGGGGTTCTGACTACGGTCACGGCTGTCTCCGGCGCCCAGACTGGAGACTCTGCTCTCCAGGAGAGCTACATCAACCAGAACCAGGTGCAGAACATTCAGGTATCGTCGGCGCATCCTGTCATCCAGCTGCAGCCGGTGCCCGTGAGTGCGGGCGACGCCCAGGTGGTGCAGGGCCTCACCCAGCCCCAGGTCCAGGTCGCGGGGCAGAACCTGCAGCTCATCAACCCCGGGACATTCCTGATCCAGGCACAGACGGTCACGCCCTCAGGGCAGATCCAATGGCAGACTTTCCAAGTGCAGGGCGTCCAGAACCTGCAGAACCTCCAGCTTCCCAGCACTGGGGCGCAGCAGATCACGCTGGCCCCCGTTCAGACACTCTCGCTGGGCCAGGGGGGCACGCTGAGCTCCAGCCCCGTCAGCATTAGCACTGGGCAGATCCCCAACCTGCAGACTGTGACCGTCAACTCGGTGTCCCAGCCCGGCATGCCATTCCTGTCGTCCGAGGACACGGACAGCCCCGCAG atatACAGATCAAGGAGGAGCCCGACTCTGAGGAGTGGCCACTGGGCACGGACTCCACGCTGAACCCCAGTGACCTGTCGCACCTGCGCGTGCGTCTGGTGGACGAGGACGGCGAACTGCACGGACAGGAGGGCAAGAGGCTGCGGCGCGTGGCCTGTACCTGCCCCAACTGCAAGGAGGCTGGCGGCCG GGGCTCCAACACGGGCAAGAAGAAGCAGCACGTGTGCCACATCCCCGGCTGTGGGAAGGTGTACGGGAAGACGTCTCACCTGCGTGCCCACCTGCGCTGGCACTCGGGGGAGCGGCCGTTCGTCTGCACCTGGATGTTCTGTGGCAAGCGGTTCACTCGCAGCGATGAGCTGCAGAGGCACCGCAGGACGCACACGG GGGAGAAGAAGTTTGTGTGTCCGGAGTGTTCCAAGCGCTTCATGCGCAGCGACCACCTGGCCAAGCACATCAAGACCCACCAGAACAAGAAGGGCGTGGCCGCCGGGGCAGAGGTGGCGGGAGTGTCCTCGGACGGCATCCTCACCGCGACGGGCGCCACCCTCATCCTCACCAACATCCAGCACGGCTCCGCCCAGGGCCTGGGCACGGTCAACGCCGCCAACGCTCAGGAGATCCTCTCCAACACGGAGATCCCTCTACAGCTGGTCACCGTCTCAGCCAGCGAGGTCATGGAGTGA